From the Leisingera sp. NJS204 genome, the window CCCTCATCGACGGTGCCGAACTGGTCCATGTCCGATCCGGTGAAGCGGTGGCACAGGTTCAGCGCGCCGTCGTGATTGACCGCCAGCATGCCCACACCGGCACCGCAGGGCAGCGCCTTGGAGCGGCCCTCGTAAAGGTCGTTCATCATCTGATGCATGTTGGAAAAGCCGATGTTGCGGCCCTTCAGCGCCTCTTCGACATAGAGCCTGCCAAGGGATTTCATGCCCTCGAACACCTCCAGCAGTTCGGCGCCGTTGAGGTTGAAGGCATCCATGTCGCCCGAGGTGACCGGCGAAAACCCGACCTCGGCAAAGCCGATATCGTTGATCAGATGGTCCCAGATCTCATGAATGTTGGTGACGCCGGCGGTCAGGGTGACGCGGGCGCCGACCGGTTTCGATGTGTAGCGCGACAGCAGCAGCCGGGCCTTGGCGGCGACCGCATCATAGGTACCCTTGCCGCCAACCGTTTTGCGGTTCAGGTCGTGCTGCGCCTTGGGGCCGTCGATGGACACCGTGAGGCCGAATTTATGCTGGTCAAGCCAGTCGATCAGCGGTTCCGTCAGCAGGGTTGCATTGGTGGTCAGGCTGAAGTTCACCGCCTTGCCAAGGGCGGCGAAATGCGGTTCGGCCCAGTCCACCACCTGCCGGATCAGCGGCTGGTTCGACAGCGGCTCACCGCCGAAGAACACCACGTTATAGCTGTCGCGGTCCGGGTTCTCGGCCAGCAGCATCTCGACCGACTTGCGCGCGGTGTCAAAAGCCATCTTCTGGCCCTTGGAGGGCACCGCCAGATCCTCCTTGTAGCAGTAGGAACAGGCCAGGTTGCAGCCGGTGTTGACGTTCAGGACGATGGTTGTCAGCGGGAAGTTTTCGATCTCGATCGGCGGGCGTTCGGGCTGCAGCGGGCGGCCGTCGTTGACGATGTCCAGCCGCACCAGACCGTCGAGCCGGTCGGCGGCGTCCGTGGCCGCAAACCGGGTCTCGAATTCATCCATGGTGAAGGCCTGCGCCTGCGCCGCATAGTCAAGGATATCGCGGTCGGCGGTGTCCATCTCGAAGATCGAGGTGGTGGGGACGTGGAACAGAACCTCGCGCCCTTCGACCGATACCCGATGCGCATTGGCGGGCTGATAGTGAAAGTCTTTCATGGGTTTTCTCCCTGTGCTTCAGCGGATCGGCGGATCAATGAAGCGCTGCACGGTGACGATCAGCATCGCCTCAGCCTGCTGGCCCATCGCCTTGGCCTGGACTTTCAGCTCGCCTGCATTGTTGGCGCTGAAGGGGCGGTCGGGGTTGGGGCCGGCAATGGCAGGTGCAAAAATGCCACTTGGCTGCATTTCGCCTGCAAACTCGGTGTCCTTCATGTGGGCTGCGTGATCATGCGCATTGGCAACGGTCCACTGCGCCGCGATCTGGCCGATGCGCACATCGTCTCCGGTTCCCGCTTTGCCGTCGGGGCCGTTCCACATGCCGATGGCATTGAAATAGGCGGGCACCGGGGGCGGCCCTGCATCGCTGCCGCCGCCAACGCGGGCGATGGTGAATTCCGGCTCCACCCGGAGGCTGTCGACCGAGGTGTAATGGGCGATCTGCCCCTCGGCGCTGCCTGCGTTGAAGGTAACCACGCCATTGCCCTCAGCCGCCAGCATCAGCGCCGCGCCAAAGCTGTTTGCCGTTGCATCGCCGTGTGAACTGGCCAGGCTGTCGAGCCCGGTGCCGACCACTTGCACCTGTGCCTCACCCGCCGGAACGGCAGAGGGAACGGTGCCCAGGATAACGCTGCCTGCACCCGCGCGGGCGCCGGTCAACGGTGCGCCAAGGGCGTCGTTGCTGCGGTCGAACTGCCGGCCCTGCAGGGCGTTGCCATCCTCTGACAGCGCCAGAACCTGACGGTAAGCGGTGCCGCCGATGTCCAGATTGGCGCGCCATTCATAGCCGGTGTAAAGGTTCATCTGGCCCGACGCGGGATGCGTGCTGCCGTCGGCGGTCACAAATTCGCCCGAGACCTGATAGGGAGAGGCCTCGCCGATGACTGTCAGCCGCCCGTAGGCCTCGCCGATGCCGGGCAGGTCTGTGATGACCACCCAATCGCCTGCCACCGGCTGCTTGTCCGCCGCCTGCCAGTCCGTCCAGGCGGCGGTCTCCAGCGGGTTCTGTTCGGCCAGATAGCTGGCGATCTCGGTCCGGGCGATCTGGTACCATTCGCGGTCGCGGCCAAGCGCCTGGTATTCGATGGTGGGGAAATGGCCGACATGGAAATCCATGTGCAGGGTCCATTCCTCGGCCGTGCGGTTCTGCAGCAGCCCCCGCGCGCCGGTATGGCAGCGCGCGCACATCGAGGCAAAGGGTTCGTCAAAGCTTTCCTGCGCGTTCGGATCTTTCTCAAGCGCATAGCGGAAAGGGGCGGTCTCGGACGGCGCCAGACCCTGGCTGTCGGACAGATGCTGCACGATGGCGCGGCGGTCCTCAGGGCTGATCTCCAGCCCATGCGCCTGCTGCATCCGGACGATGGTCATCATCCAGCCTTCAGGCGTCTTGCGCTGGCCGCTGATGCGGCTCAATCCGCCGTCTTCTGCGGTGTGGCAGCTGGAGCAGATGTTTTGCACCAGCTCCTCGCTGGCCAGCGCAGGGGCCGGGCTGGCGGCTGATATCAGGAGTGCAGCCGTCAGGCCGCGGGGTCTTAGTTGCATGGGTTAGTCTCCCTGTTTGGTGTGTCCCAGGGGATCTGCGCCCCCTCGGTAAAGCCTTGCGACAAAAGCCATTGGTGGATGGCGCGGGCGGCCTGCGGCGGGGCTCCGGGCAGAACTGCGCTGTGAAAACCGTCCGCGCCCGGCAGCGGCTGGCCGTTCAGGCGGCGCAGCAGCGGCACGATCTCCTGCCCGGCGGCAAAGGCGGCACCGCCGGGGGCATCGCGGGTGATCAGCACCTCGCGCCGCGCCAGGTGGCCGTTTTGCACGATTACCCGGCGGGCGATGTGCGGGGGGATGTCGGTATCATGGGCGGGGATATCATCGGGCCAGGCGGTGCGCTGCTGCCAGAACGGTGTTGCAAATTCCGCCTC encodes:
- the peaA gene encoding quinohemoprotein amine dehydrogenase subunit alpha, with protein sequence MQLRPRGLTAALLISAASPAPALASEELVQNICSSCHTAEDGGLSRISGQRKTPEGWMMTIVRMQQAHGLEISPEDRRAIVQHLSDSQGLAPSETAPFRYALEKDPNAQESFDEPFASMCARCHTGARGLLQNRTAEEWTLHMDFHVGHFPTIEYQALGRDREWYQIARTEIASYLAEQNPLETAAWTDWQAADKQPVAGDWVVITDLPGIGEAYGRLTVIGEASPYQVSGEFVTADGSTHPASGQMNLYTGYEWRANLDIGGTAYRQVLALSEDGNALQGRQFDRSNDALGAPLTGARAGAGSVILGTVPSAVPAGEAQVQVVGTGLDSLASSHGDATANSFGAALMLAAEGNGVVTFNAGSAEGQIAHYTSVDSLRVEPEFTIARVGGGSDAGPPPVPAYFNAIGMWNGPDGKAGTGDDVRIGQIAAQWTVANAHDHAAHMKDTEFAGEMQPSGIFAPAIAGPNPDRPFSANNAGELKVQAKAMGQQAEAMLIVTVQRFIDPPIR
- the peaB gene encoding quinohemoprotein amine dehydrogenase maturation protein, coding for MKDFHYQPANAHRVSVEGREVLFHVPTTSIFEMDTADRDILDYAAQAQAFTMDEFETRFAATDAADRLDGLVRLDIVNDGRPLQPERPPIEIENFPLTTIVLNVNTGCNLACSYCYKEDLAVPSKGQKMAFDTARKSVEMLLAENPDRDSYNVVFFGGEPLSNQPLIRQVVDWAEPHFAALGKAVNFSLTTNATLLTEPLIDWLDQHKFGLTVSIDGPKAQHDLNRKTVGGKGTYDAVAAKARLLLSRYTSKPVGARVTLTAGVTNIHEIWDHLINDIGFAEVGFSPVTSGDMDAFNLNGAELLEVFEGMKSLGRLYVEEALKGRNIGFSNMHQMMNDLYEGRSKALPCGAGVGMLAVNHDGALNLCHRFTGSDMDQFGTVDEGIKRKELSGFIKARSDRTEKGCATCRIRNLCAGGCYHESYAHFSDPMMPTYHYCDLMRDWIDFGVAAYAELIAKAPQYFHHHVAPRRAFGK